One window of Marinobacterium aestuarii genomic DNA carries:
- a CDS encoding PAS domain S-box protein → MQAPDIPDNEAQRLAALQRLYILDTSAEERFDRLTRLAKALFQVPIALVSLVDADRQWFKSRQGLDACETPRNISFCGHAILQDGVFHVPDTHADPRFADNPLVELAPNIRMYTGAPLRTLEGLRIGTLCIIDDSPRALDQAQLSALRDLADCVERELAQAEYETLMLRLSEAESYSRAVMNHVIDGIMTLDARGIICDLNQAVSQMFGYDRDALLGQSLDSLLFSPVDGHSGLGSAAEFEAFTQRADGREIVLQGQRSDGGVFALEVGLSAVNRRGGRQFVLLLRDISLRHGAEQEQKKYSVALERLHTITTSCWSFERKVEQLLQLGKDVFELPLAIVSCIEANDYRVEFISGPQGAPEPGSRFSLGSTYCVHCLQADSPLGFHHAGESDISEHPCYQNFGLEAYIGAPLLVDGLRYGTLNFSGPDARTHPFGKIDFNLIQLFSRWVGNEISRNRTQLVLQREIAHRTAILDSANFSIMFCDQEGVVRSFNRGAQRMLGYRSQDVVNQQRLTFVHDAQELAASAVAQGLEFAAESGVEVLVGRSRNGSAEEHEWTYVRQDGSRFAAQVSITSVRDERGQIGGYVCIGADISERKRIDAMKSEFIATVSHELRTPLTSIAGSLGLICGGVLGDVPESARPLLAIALKNSERLIHLINDLLDIEKITAGKMQFDLRTQDVAELVSKALEGIAGYAEPYKVTVTQGRVPDEPPRIWVDEQRVQQILANYFSNAVKFSPLGSEVGVHVDVLGAWVRVSVEDSGMGISTEFRPYVFEKFAQADGSDTKKTAGTGLGLAICKELAEHMGGRVGFESEPGCGSVFYVEFPRANRDGVASANVRQDKQGRPFVERRRSVLSSRSQLGLDAAVAGNGRVLHVRDAQDQTLHRLAERLAVDVEQAYSIEDARARLENRAYDLVILDVGIEDNRTRTLLPHIQGLRDSPRVLVLTVEDTSAQWLDDVDSTLVKSRISEQDLSQSVKSLLHLAQHTQGEKAE, encoded by the coding sequence TCATGTGCCTGATACGCATGCCGATCCGCGTTTTGCCGACAACCCCCTGGTTGAACTGGCGCCGAACATTCGCATGTACACGGGCGCGCCGCTGCGTACTCTCGAGGGTTTGCGCATCGGCACCCTGTGCATTATCGACGACAGTCCCCGCGCTCTGGATCAGGCGCAACTCAGTGCGTTGCGGGATCTGGCCGACTGTGTCGAGCGCGAGCTGGCACAGGCCGAGTATGAAACCCTGATGCTGCGCCTCAGTGAGGCCGAGTCCTACAGCCGTGCCGTCATGAACCATGTTATCGATGGCATCATGACGCTGGACGCCAGGGGGATTATCTGTGATCTGAATCAGGCGGTATCGCAGATGTTTGGTTATGATCGCGATGCCTTGCTGGGACAGAGTCTGGACTCGCTGCTGTTTTCGCCGGTCGATGGGCACAGCGGCCTGGGGTCCGCTGCGGAGTTCGAGGCGTTTACTCAGCGGGCCGACGGGCGCGAGATCGTATTGCAGGGGCAGCGCAGCGATGGTGGTGTCTTTGCGCTGGAGGTGGGGCTTTCGGCGGTGAACCGCCGCGGTGGCAGGCAGTTTGTGCTCCTGCTGCGGGATATCAGCTTGCGCCACGGCGCCGAACAGGAGCAAAAAAAGTACTCCGTTGCGCTGGAACGCCTGCATACAATCACGACCTCGTGCTGGTCCTTCGAGCGCAAGGTCGAGCAGCTGCTGCAACTGGGCAAGGATGTGTTCGAGCTGCCGCTGGCCATCGTCAGCTGTATCGAGGCGAATGATTACCGGGTTGAATTTATCAGCGGCCCGCAGGGAGCTCCTGAGCCGGGAAGCCGTTTTTCACTGGGCTCGACCTATTGCGTGCACTGTTTGCAGGCCGATTCACCGCTGGGCTTTCATCATGCCGGTGAGAGCGACATCAGTGAGCATCCCTGTTATCAGAATTTCGGGCTTGAGGCTTACATAGGGGCGCCCCTGCTGGTGGATGGACTGCGCTATGGAACGCTGAATTTTTCCGGCCCGGATGCGCGTACACACCCCTTCGGCAAGATCGACTTCAACCTGATTCAGCTGTTCAGCCGCTGGGTGGGCAATGAGATTAGCCGCAACAGGACCCAGCTGGTGCTGCAGCGAGAAATAGCCCACCGGACCGCAATCCTGGACAGTGCCAACTTCAGTATCATGTTCTGCGATCAGGAAGGTGTGGTGCGGTCGTTTAACCGTGGCGCGCAGCGCATGCTGGGTTATCGCTCGCAGGACGTGGTGAACCAGCAGCGGCTGACCTTTGTACATGACGCGCAGGAGCTGGCTGCCAGTGCCGTGGCACAGGGGCTGGAGTTTGCCGCTGAGTCCGGTGTCGAGGTGCTGGTCGGTCGCTCGCGCAATGGTTCAGCCGAAGAGCATGAGTGGACCTACGTGCGGCAGGATGGTTCGCGCTTTGCGGCCCAGGTATCCATCACCTCGGTGCGGGACGAGCGCGGCCAGATCGGCGGTTATGTGTGTATTGGCGCCGATATCAGCGAGCGCAAGCGCATTGATGCAATGAAAAGCGAGTTTATCGCCACCGTGAGTCACGAGTTGCGTACACCCCTTACATCCATTGCCGGGTCCCTGGGGTTGATCTGCGGCGGTGTGCTGGGAGACGTGCCCGAAAGTGCCAGGCCCTTGCTGGCTATAGCGCTAAAAAACAGCGAACGACTCATCCATCTGATCAATGACTTGCTGGATATTGAAAAAATTACCGCCGGCAAGATGCAGTTTGATCTTCGCACCCAGGATGTGGCCGAGCTGGTGAGCAAGGCGCTGGAGGGCATAGCCGGTTACGCAGAACCCTATAAGGTGACGGTGACGCAGGGCCGTGTGCCTGATGAGCCGCCCCGCATCTGGGTGGATGAACAGCGCGTGCAACAGATTCTGGCGAACTATTTCTCCAATGCAGTGAAGTTTTCACCACTGGGGTCCGAGGTAGGGGTGCATGTGGATGTGCTGGGCGCCTGGGTACGGGTGTCGGTAGAGGACAGTGGCATGGGTATTTCCACTGAATTTCGCCCCTACGTGTTTGAGAAATTTGCCCAGGCCGATGGCTCTGATACCAAGAAAACCGCCGGTACCGGGCTGGGTCTGGCGATCTGCAAGGAGTTGGCCGAACATATGGGCGGGCGGGTCGGTTTTGAGTCTGAACCGGGTTGTGGCAGTGTGTTTTATGTGGAGTTTCCCCGCGCAAATCGCGATGGGGTGGCGTCGGCCAATGTGCGACAGGACAAGCAGGGGCGGCCCTTTGTTGAGCGTCGTCGCAGTGTGCTGTCCAGTCGCAGCCAGCTGGGGCTGGATGCTGCGGTGGCGGGGAATGGGCGAGTCCTGCATGTGCGCGATGCGCAGGATCAGACCCTGCACCGCCTGGCTGAGCGCCTGGCGGTGGATGTCGAACAGGCCTACAGCATTGAAGATGCCAGGGCCAGGCTCGAAAACCGCGCCTACGATCTGGTCATACTGGATGTCGGGATTGAGGATAACCGCACCCGCACCCTGTTGCCGCATATTCAGGGGCTCAGGGATTCGCCCCGTGTACTGGTGCTGACGGTGGAGGATACGTCAGCCCAGTGGCTGGATGACGTCGACAGTACGCTGGTCAAGTCGCGCATATCTGAACAGGATCTCAGCCAAAGTGTTAAAAGCTTGTTGCATTTGGCACAGCATACTCAGGGAGAAAAAGCAGAATGA
- a CDS encoding response regulator: MTELDRVLYVEDDEDIRVVAQVALEMVGGLNVKVCSSGDQALAEAEAFAPQLILLDVMMPGLDGPMTLAGLRQIPALAQTPVLFMTAKVQPSEVEHYRSLGAVDVLSKPFDPMSLADQLKSIWGGLNDG, from the coding sequence ATGACGGAATTGGATCGCGTGCTCTATGTCGAGGATGACGAGGATATCCGGGTCGTCGCCCAGGTGGCGCTCGAAATGGTCGGTGGACTCAATGTGAAGGTGTGCTCATCCGGCGATCAGGCGCTGGCCGAGGCAGAGGCGTTTGCGCCCCAGCTTATTTTGCTTGATGTCATGATGCCGGGGCTGGATGGCCCTATGACGCTGGCGGGGCTGCGCCAGATACCCGCGTTGGCGCAAACGCCAGTGCTGTTTATGACGGCCAAGGTGCAGCCCTCGGAAGTCGAACACTACCGGTCTCTCGGTGCTGTGGATGTATTGAGCAAGCCTTTTGATCCCATGAGCCTGGCTGATCAGTTGAAGTCCATCTGGGGTGGCTTGAATGACGGCTAA